CACCAGGGTGCGATCCTTGGGAACATCGAGTGTGGCACCATCGGCCAGTGGGTTGCCTAATTTATCGAAGCCAATTTGATACGCCAGATTGTCGGTCAAATTGGTATCGATGGCATCGAGAGAGTCGGCGGCGTTCTCAAGGTTGTTCCCCACCACGCGAATGATGTCGAACGGACGAGAAGCTGCGAGTGCTGACTTGATCGAGATAAACGGCTTGGCGAGCGAGCCATCGGGAATGTACGCGGCACTATCTGGCACACCATCGCGGGGCGAAATATCGGCGGCAGCCATCCGATCGACAAAGATCGTACGTGCGGTGCGCGTCGTGTTTTGCAGATCGGCTAGCGAGCTTACGGGGGCAGCGGCGCGGAACCAGAAATTATTCACGCCACCTGGTTTGCCATCCGAATCGCCATCCAGGGGCGTGCCCGAGACATCGGTCAGCGTGTCGGTAGCAATCTTGCGGAAGTCCAGCTTTAGCTGATAGGCACCCTGCGTTGTACCGCCGATGCCGGAATCGACGACGTTGGGATCAAACTCCGTATTGCCGCTGGCACTCACGCCCACATAGTAGGTCGTATTGGCTTCCAGCGTCAGTTCCAGGAACGAATCCTTGCTGAAGTAGTCGTCGTTCTTGGCATACAACTCGGGAACGCCGGTGTCCGGATTGACCCGATAAACGGCGATGGCGGTATCCAGACCGCTAGAGTTAGCCAGCCGTTCTGCGAATGTTTCGGCGGTCAGCACGCCGGCGACATCAACTTCAAACTTGTACATGTCGATGTCTTTGGCTTCGGGCCGATAGACATGCTGCATGTGAGCGATGTTGTTATCACCGGGGAAAATTGGCTCAGCAGCTGGCACTGAGGCTGCCAATGAGGGATCTTCACCTTGCACCGTAGTGCCGGGAAGATCGTAACTGTGGCCCAGCCCCAGCAACGTGCTGATCTCGTGCATGGCCGTGATGAACCAGGCATTGCCGTAAAGATCGCGACCGTTGGAAGACCAGTCGTCGCCCGAGTCCATAATTGCGGCAGCAGTTTCGCCGAAGCCGTCATTGTTCAGGTCAACCGCGCCGGCCAAACCTGTCAGGCCACCTGGGCCCGTTTGTACCAGTGTCAGAATCGCCCGCATATCGCCAGTCGCGATGATGAAGCCTTGATTCTCGGTCTCGACGAAGTTCACACCGGAAGTTTGGCCGATGATTTCCAGAACTTCGCGAGCCCGTTGCTTTTGCCGGTCCGTGATGACGTTGAACGTCGGCTGAGTTGGAATTGTCGAATTGGTCGTATCGGGAACGTAACCCAACTCGCTGCGGAAGTTGTAGTAATACGTCGTCACCCCATTCACGCTATCCGCATCCGCTGCCGGCTGCAGGAGCGGATTCTGCGCGATCATATTTCCCAGGTGATTCTCCGGGCCATCGCTGCGCTGAATGACGGTTTGAACTCGACCATTGATGACAACCGCTGCCCCAGTACCGGGATGGTTCCCCTGGCCCGTGATGTCGCGGTGTCCCGGATCATCGTTGCCACCTGGCCACATCAGGTTGTAGAACTGCGGATCGATCGACTGACCGATGATCACACTTGTTCCACTCGTCATTACGATTGGATTGCCGGTATTGGCCGCAGCAGTGCTGTTGATAAAGTCTTCGAGCGATTGCAGCGGTACCCCCGCGGGCAAGCCATTGATCAGCACGTCGCGCAGACCAGCCGCGCTATCAAAACTGGACCCTGGGTCTTTGGTAAGCCAATCCGTATTTGATGTGCCGCCAGTCGTCCCGTAAACGTTCGGGCGACGAACTTCTGTCGTTCCCAGTCGCAGCCGGAACGAAACCGCTGGATCGGCGACCCCAGGCGCAGTGCCGGCGAATTGCTCCAGGCGGAAATTAGGGTCGGGGGCAGCGGGATTCAAGTCGAACTTGAGGACCACCTTATTCAGCGTGGCGTCGTATACAGCAGAGTAGGGCTGGATCTCGCCGGCAGCGGGAGCATCATCCGATGGGTCGACCGTGCCGCGCGTGACAAGCAGTTTGTAATAGCGCACGTCTTCTGCAAGAGCTTCGTCCAGATCGTCGTTGTTGAAGTAAACGTGGACTTCGTTGCCAATCTGCGCGAGTGCGCCAGCTGCGTTGCGGACCACAGGCTGCGGCACAACGGCGAGCACCTGGGGCGCAAGATTCAAAGTAAAATTGAGATTGAAGGTGTTTCCGGCGTTGAATTGAATGCCGGAGGTGTCTTTCAACGTGGTGCCGACAAACTGCAACTGATACAGGTCGTCTTTCAGCGGAGTAGCAAAGCGCATCACGACTTGCGTTGCATCGTCACCCAGGTCCAGATAGGCCGGCGCGATCGGCAGATCGAGCGGATCGAAGGTGCCGTCGCCATTGGCTGGAACCAGGCGAATGCCAGCAGCCAGCGTCGTTCGGTCCATTCCGGGCACACCCGGGAAGGTGAACGTCAACTCGCGCGGTGATTCATTCCGCACCGTGGGCGTTGGACCACTGCTGAACGTCACCCCACCATCGGCGGCAACTAAAACTGGATCGACCGCAAAGACGCGCCGGTCCTCAAGCGATTCCAGATGGAACTTGCGAGCTGCGCGCCGCAGCATCTCCTTGTATTGCGAACTCTTCTGCCAAGAGTTCTTCAGGGATGCTTTGGTTTGCTTCAGCGAACGCCGGGTCGACATGTACTAACCCTCGAAAATATCGCGATTTACGACAATCTCTGTTTCAACTTGCCGAATCGCCAAAAAGACAAGACTTATGGTGCGAATCAGCGGGACGAACCAGCCAGAACGGAGTCCGAACCTAGACGAGCGGTCGAAACCGCAGAGACCAGCTTCGGATTATAATTAGGGCCATCAACGATGCAAAAAAATGCGCAGCCAACACGGAAACGCGTGCGCGCTACTGGCCTTTGAGGGGCGCCGTAATCGAAAAGTTCCCTTCCACCGAACCAAATTCCGCAGCTTACGATGGATCGGCGGGCTGAAACGGTCGTTCCGCTTACGACGGTTCTTTAGGGCGCAATAGCATAACCGCCCTAAGCGCCAAGGAAAAACAGAAAAATGCGACATTTTGTCGCGGCTGTTTTCTAAGGGGAACCCTCAGTGGAAGGAGAAGCCATTCCTAGTTGATCTCAATCTGATTTCGGGCGATTTTCCACTTACCGCCGACGTTCAGAAGTTGAAACCTCGACTTCGCAGGTGAGTCATTGTCTCCCCAGGTGCCATAAACAGTCACTGTCGCGCGGTCTTCCGTGGAATAGCCTTCAAACCGTTCAATGGCCTTCAAAACACTCAATTCCCAGGTCGCCCATTCCTGAGCCGCGACATCTCCGCTTCCCGGGCTTGTCATCAAATTGTAGAGGTCACCAGCGTTCCGATCGCGCAAGGCCTGGATGTACGCCCGGATCGCAACCAATTGCGGGCCACCATCTTCCGGCAAAGGCTGGCCGTTTTTGGCACTGATCACATGGTCTTTTGCACCGGCGGCCCGCAAGGCCTCCGCGATCGCGGGGTGAGTTTGGTCTGCGGCCAGCAACGGAGTTTCGTGAATATTGTCCGGAACGTTCAAATCCGCTTTGGCCTCGATCAGCAGTTTGACAATCTCTTCGTGCCCGGAGCCCGCTGCTTGGCGAAGGGCAGTTCGCCCGTACTGATCTGCCGCGTTCAACGGAACCTTGTTCTCAATCAGCCACTGGGCGGTAGCGGCATCTTTGGCGACCATGAGCAGCGTCTTCTTCTCCGTATCGCGGACATCAATATTCAGTCTTCCCTTCTTCTGCATCGCTTGCAGCTTGGAGATTTCCCCCGCCTGTGCTGCCTGAAACGCCTCACTGTCGAATTTACGACGTTGGCTTTCGGAGTTCAGGTACAGATACATCGCACCATACGTAGCAGCATGAGCAATGACCAGGAACAGCAGCCCGCCAATCAAATGACTCCAGAGCGAAGCGCGCGATTTACGCTCGAGCGTGTCGACATCGCCGCGAATCAGGCGAATTGCTTTCATACCGCTGCCGACAGGCAGAACCCCGCGACGCATCTCGTCGTAGCGGCCAATCACCACCACCTGCTCACCAACCCCAACGCGGTTCTCCTTTAGCGTCGGCAGCGGAATCGATGGCAGCGGATTGGAATCATCAGGTGACGAGTCATCGTCATCCAACTCGTCGTCGTCAAGCTCCGCATTTTCGAGTTCATCCTCTTCGTCCGCCAGGTCTTCGTCGCTGATTCCCGCGTCGGGATCTTCAACAGCCCGTTCACCGTTGATCTCTTGCCAAACTGCTTCCAAATCATCGGGAAAAAGCTTCTTGGGATCGACTTTCTTCAGTTGCAGATTCTTCTCTACGCTGCCGTCGTCGTCGGTCCAGGCGTCTTCAATGGCGGCGAAGGCGTTCAACAGTCTGAGCCCACTAATATCTTGAAACTCCGTTTTGCTGACGAAGTCCCGCGCTCGGCGTGCGGCTGTGAAACTCCGCAGCGTGTACGAAGTTCCTTCCTCGAGAACGGGAAAGCCCAGCAGTCGCACGTTGCCGGTGCCGGTTTGAATCTCCGACGGTACCATCAGAAACCCAGCTAGATCCGAACCAGTTTTTTCTTCGCTGGAATCGGTCGGCGGCGGGGAGGTCGACAGATCGTATTCGCACAAGCAGCACGGCGCATTGCTGAACGGTGCCAGCAACGGCTGGCCAACAGGTTGGATCGGCCCAGCCGCCGCAAATAGTTGCCGATCGCGCGGCGGAAACTGATGCCGCGCATTGCTCGCCAGCGACCAATCCTTCCACGCAGTTCGCGCATTCATCAACGCACCGATACAGCAGAACACCACAAAACCCAGACCGGCTGCTGCGTAATAGCTCTCCGGCCGGTCGAACACCGTATCGAGCCAAAAGAAGTAGCCAACTGCAATCGCGGCGTACATCAACAAGGCAAACAAGCAACCACGAACCATGAATCACCTGGCAGGATGAACAGCGTTTCGCTCAGATCGGATTCGAGACGAGATTGTGTAAAGCGTGAAAGGGGACCATTTGCTACCAAGGTATCGAGCGGTCGCGTGCATTGCCCGCTGGCCTGAGCAAAACGACAAGGCCTGGGCATGGGGTGAAAGGTCCTTGCCGTCCACGATCTGGGAACTTCTTTGGGTCGTTAACCGGCCTGAATTTTCGGTGGAGAATCAGGTTATCGTTTGCGTCAAATGCACCCGTTCGTCTCTGTACGGACACATCATCGGGTGCTCTTCGCCCACAGCGGTCACTGGCAAACCTCACCACTTTAATTTTTCGGCTGCTGTTCCTTGCCTGCCTTGGCCGCGGCTTCTGCCGCCCGCACGCGCGCGGCTTTCGAACTGGCTCGCAGGTTAAGTGCTTCGACACCAAGCGAGAACGCCATCGCGAAGTAGATATAGCCCTTATCGATGTGTGTTCCCACTCCTTCGGCCAGCAGCATGACGCCAATCAACAGCAAGAAGCTCAAGGCGAGCATTTTGACCGTGGGATGGCGCTCGACAAAGCGAGCCACGTGTCCGGCGAACACCATCATGACAATGACGGCGATCATCACAGCGGTGATCATCACCCAGATGCTTTTGACCATACCAACCGCGGTAATGACCGAGTCAAGCGAAAAGATGACATCCAGGAGGATGATCTGCCCGATCACTGAGCCAAAAGATGCCCTTTTGGCTTCGTTGTGTTCGTCGTGAACTCCCTCGACCTTGTGATGGATCTCGAGCACGCTGCTGCGAATCAAGAACAGTCCGCCTGCGAGGAGGATCAAGTCCTTCCAAGTGACGTTGTTAATCTCTTCGTGATGTTCGCCCGGCAGCCACTCGATGGGTATGTGCAGATCGGTCCAATGAAATGCCGGCTGCGTCAACTGCATGATCCAGGTGATGGTCAGGAGCAAGCCGATCCGCATGATCATCGCCAGCGCAAGGCCGATGTTGCGTGCCTGTCGTTGCTGCGACTCGGGAAGCCGGGCCGTGACGACGGAGATGAAGACGATATTATCGATGCCCAGAACGATTTCCATCGCGACGAGGGCGAGCAAGGCAATTGCATCGGTAACCATGGCAAATGACAATCGTAAGGATGAATCGGCGATGCTATTCGAAGTGGCATCCGCAGCGACAATATGGCACGTGGTTACCACCAACACCAGGGCAGCGATGCCTCGCAAGCCACTGAGATGCGCGACGCTCGTCGATGTTCAGCGTTCGTACAAAATGGATTGATGTGCGTTTGCGTTTGGCATTCACGCGCACATTCGACTGGCGTTGTTACGTCATTTGTGCCAACTTTCACGCGACAATTTCAGCGTTTCTTGCTATCCCCCGCCTGCGGGAGT
Above is a window of Anatilimnocola aggregata DNA encoding:
- a CDS encoding ankyrin repeat domain-containing protein; amino-acid sequence: MVRGCLFALLMYAAIAVGYFFWLDTVFDRPESYYAAAGLGFVVFCCIGALMNARTAWKDWSLASNARHQFPPRDRQLFAAAGPIQPVGQPLLAPFSNAPCCLCEYDLSTSPPPTDSSEEKTGSDLAGFLMVPSEIQTGTGNVRLLGFPVLEEGTSYTLRSFTAARRARDFVSKTEFQDISGLRLLNAFAAIEDAWTDDDGSVEKNLQLKKVDPKKLFPDDLEAVWQEINGERAVEDPDAGISDEDLADEEDELENAELDDDELDDDDSSPDDSNPLPSIPLPTLKENRVGVGEQVVVIGRYDEMRRGVLPVGSGMKAIRLIRGDVDTLERKSRASLWSHLIGGLLFLVIAHAATYGAMYLYLNSESQRRKFDSEAFQAAQAGEISKLQAMQKKGRLNIDVRDTEKKTLLMVAKDAATAQWLIENKVPLNAADQYGRTALRQAAGSGHEEIVKLLIEAKADLNVPDNIHETPLLAADQTHPAIAEALRAAGAKDHVISAKNGQPLPEDGGPQLVAIRAYIQALRDRNAGDLYNLMTSPGSGDVAAQEWATWELSVLKAIERFEGYSTEDRATVTVYGTWGDNDSPAKSRFQLLNVGGKWKIARNQIEIN
- a CDS encoding TerC family protein translates to MRGIAALVLVVTTCHIVAADATSNSIADSSLRLSFAMVTDAIALLALVAMEIVLGIDNIVFISVVTARLPESQQRQARNIGLALAMIMRIGLLLTITWIMQLTQPAFHWTDLHIPIEWLPGEHHEEINNVTWKDLILLAGGLFLIRSSVLEIHHKVEGVHDEHNEAKRASFGSVIGQIILLDVIFSLDSVITAVGMVKSIWVMITAVMIAVIVMMVFAGHVARFVERHPTVKMLALSFLLLIGVMLLAEGVGTHIDKGYIYFAMAFSLGVEALNLRASSKAARVRAAEAAAKAGKEQQPKN